The sequence tcctggctacggccatagtattgatactgtgaaggtggaattacaaattaaatgtaattttaagttgaaatgagaagattgtatgcatgaaatgtataacattttgctttacaacactaagagtttttaaaagctatttaaataaataaatcttttatttaaaaccacattgcaaacacagttcaccaatcaagatacggcaacatacagagaaaaaatacaaaacttataaataaactgaaatatctaaataggctttccatgcatttcagagagaaccaccgcctatttcttcaaatacttcaaattttcaaatttcttcaaatctaaaccccgtatttttgatggtggtagcctgtaaatcaaaaagagccaggtggcaaccctacttcgacctagacagaatcaaaaattgttttcattactcggtatgcctactgccatagtgtgacagaaagtgtgacggtagttgtgacctctgattggccgactctctttcactatttgctaaaattgatgattgcaacaacaattttttcttttttgtaatcgaaaacagaacacggacgtcaaacaggttgactaattgcaatcatttctgaccggctaacattattccgctagtggctcaaactcactgtcgcagcaagaacatggtaaattcagccaatcacagcaatttgaaatttggttatcacaaatgtaccgatctaggaaccgagaatgcacgaaccagggcagatagagataagaacaataatatcatacgtaggaaatcgacgggggatcgttggcaaggatagccttaaaaaGTTTTAGAAATTACACTAGCCATAAACGAAATTGAAATGTCTAAATGTATTCTTTTAACATCTTTCCCTGATGAAAATTGCACTGCTTTCAAAAGTCACAAAAGTAAGGCTTGACTTGACTTtgggttaaaacgagacagggttcaaataaatctgtctcattttaactgtaGTCTTATGTCTAAGgcaagtcaaagtgcactctacaGATGTCAGcttaattaagagggctctctccgtcactcgtttcatacaatcgtagttccaattttatttgaatattaagcacccaaagtccatgaaattttgcagacatattctagaaactaatatctatgtctgtggttttccagatttctgttaaaatattcggtttcaaagttaagtcttaagaattttcatacaaatctttgagcccctgtaattttaaaactacatatttttagaaaaatctaaaacaccacagacacaaatattagtttctagaatatgtctgcaaaatttcatggactttggttgcttaatattcaaatgaaattggaactacgattgtatgaaacgagtgacggagagagccctgttaatatttcTTACTCACGTTTCAGTTTCCAGCAGCAAGTGAAATCTGTGCAGTACATGATAAGCCGCCGCGCGCATCATCCCGCACTGCGAACTGAGACCCATCACCGGAATAGACAACAGGCCACACCGCAACAGCTTGAATGAAGAAGCCACGGATCCTGGAGCGAGAAGATGGCTCAAGAGCGGAAAAAGAAACGCTGGATCATAAATATTGTTATCTTCTTCGACATGAGCCTCCGCTACTACATCTTTTTCTCGCATCAAAGCCAAAACATGACCAATTTCATCCCTtgaaactaaattgtttatcgCTTCTTCTACATCCTTGGAACTTTTAGCTTTTCGATCATGCCCTATTCTATCCAAAAAATTCTTCACTgaagtttcattaaaacaaGCGTTAGATACTTGAAAATTGTAATCTAATTTTTGACTAACCGGGAagtattttatagttttctCAATTGTTTCTTTGTCGAATAGATTCATGACTTGGTTCGGTGTGGGATGGCCCCATAGTGTCGATGTTCTGGATTTGCGAACCGCGTAATGGTTGGCCGCCGAGTCGCCCCATATGTAAGGTTTGTATTCGTTTACTGGCAAATCATTGGCTTCGTAAAATTCGAGTATCGATAGCAATAATCGATCGCAAGGACTTCTCGTGGCATGATAAGCGCTCAAGTACACTGGTATTTGTTGCGTTTTCATCACAGATTTGTTCGTCGAAATGAGGGTAAAAAGAAATTCTAACAGACGCAATTTGATGTCCTGACTGTGATGACTGAGCATTACATTTAAAAACTCCGAATGAGAGGTTACCATGTCGAAAAGATTGACGATATCTTCGTGATCATATGGATAAAACATCTTTACTAAAGACGATAATAGAGACAGAAGTTTTGGCTCAGTTACGTTCTCATTATGAAGAGTTCGCACTTTTAAAGAATCTTTCAAGACACTTTTACAAAAGTTCTGCCAAATGCCACTCTCTGTTATCTTTTTGAAATCCTGCTTTTCATTCACTTGATAAGCGTTTATCGCTTTAGATATTTTGAGTACGACACTCATATTTTTGGATAATACATCCAAAATGTGTGTTTTACTTTCCTTCATAGCTATCACAGCTATATTCAGcgttgataaaaagtagtttatcaAATACTCTTTCTTCTGATACTCTTCAGAAAGACATAACTTCAAAAACACAACTTGCAAAAGTTCTATGTGACTTAATTCGGCTGTttcaaatttattgtttttcgAAAATATCTTTTCGCAATCTTGAATGTCCATACATTCTATGACTAGTTTCGTAAGGAATTTAGAAGAATTGATGTATACTTGACCAGCCTTGTGGGGCTTCTCTAagaactttttaatattagattTGTATTCTTCatatattgtttttaaaatatctttgttATCTATTAGGAATTGGTTGTGGTGGATTAAAGCATTACCTAAGGGCAATGTTATTTCCCTTTGACTGAGCACTTCAGGTCTGTTGATTTCTTCTTTGAATATGTTACAAAATTTGTTATTATACTTCAGTAAGACCAGAGCAAGTTGCGATGTTGTCTTTCTTACAGTATTAGCATAAAAGAACTTCTTAAAATGTGCTTCGCTTATTTGGATTGCTTGATGaggtttattttcaaaatactttATCAATGATTCTTCTATGTTCGTCAAATTTGGAGTTACCTCTTGGTAGGTGAGTAAAGTAAAATACAAATTCATGCATTTTTTCATCGTACCATTAGGTATTTCCAGTGTAATAGATTTAGCATAATTTTCTAAGAGCACTCTTAACAAATCAAAAATTAGAGCTGGTTCTTTGTCTTTAGAACATAAAACTTCAATATCAATACCCAATAAAGTCTCAAGTACTATAAGATCTTCTTCATTAGATAACCCTATCGTATTTAGAACTTTCAGTATAAGATCACTGCTTACATGCTTCTTTTTATTGACTTTAATAAATGCTTTAGTAATTTCTTTAGAAGTCTTCTGTTGATATGAAATCAGTATTGAATACTTCTTGTGCAGATAATTAACAATGTCTTTATTCTGTTCTATGATTTGCAACATAAACTCTGTTGCTAATACGTTTGATGGACTTTTACCGAAATCAATTGGTTGATATACTCCCAGAAAGTGAGAATTTctaaacaaattcaaaataatatctCTACAGATATTTAACGCATGATTTTCTTTTGCTAAAGCAataatgatttcaaaataaatgaggGTTTTCCTTTGTTGATCAACCGTATACAGACCCAATTGTGTTAATCTCACTACACAAAACATTAGATATTTtgcccaaataaataaatctgtgcTATTTATAGGTTTTGTCATATCTATTGTATAAGTAACATCCAATAACTTCAAATCAGTTTTTTCTGATGATTCTATTAAAGGAAAAATTGTTGTTAACTGTATATCTTCATTTTTGATGATAGacttggaaatattttttaaagtctcATCTATACCGATATCTTCGGGTATAGCAGTGGGTTTTGTTGTCCAATCAGCGATGTAACTTCTCACATCTAATTTACAGTCACCGATCATGACTTCAGTGAGATCCGGTGAGTAGTTGTGGTGCAGCAAGTTGGCTACATACAGATTTAAAAACCCTTTTAAAGTCTTCTTTGCATCCTTGTTAGAATCTATAAAATGTATGCATCTCATGATAAATTGCGAAGGCACTTTTGTAGCTAAAAATACACTGCctacattatttttgttatgCATTAAGTAATCAAACAACAAGTCTAAATTTGATGAAGTGCCTTCTTCTGAAACCTGTAATCCGAAATCCAGCTTGTTTTCAGAAACATGATCCACCACTTCTGCTATTAAAGATATAGGGTTTATTTTAGTGTTCCTCAAGGCATACAACATTAAATATACTTCATCTTCATCGCTTTCATAGAGATCTGTGTTTTTGAGGAACAGCTGCATTGTGTCTTTAGCTTCTATCCATGTGTCGTCTTCCTCACTGGTATAGACTTCGAGAATCATaagaaataagtacttaaacaTTGCATTATCGGCAGATAGAGCAGAATTGCATAGTATTTGACATAGACAGATCGccttgtattttaaaattgtactACCAGCAGACATACAGGAATCAACAATCAATTTAATTTCAGGTGACTCTTCCAGAGCTTCAAAGGATGCTGGATTTATATAATAGTTTAGGAGTAAAACTTCTAAAAGTGACAATAAAGAATTAGCATTTGTTATTTTCGGTAGTCTATAATCATTTGTTGTTTCAACATCTTCCTGTTTTTTAATAATGTCCTTCATCAATGAGATTATAGTATCCTGAGCAGGCATATGTTTAGGGAGaaaattttctaatttattttttaattccaaaATATTAGCAGGCGAGTCTTCCTGTTCTAGCAGTTGCATGTACCTTTTTAGactttgtaacattttcactAGAACTTTTATGCAATACAGTGAGATTGTTTGATCTATTCCTATTCCTGTATTGATAAGTTTTAACAGTGGCACAGGCATGGTTATAAATCTTATGAAGTTTGCAGTTTGCGCAGGATTGAGATTTGTCAATTTGGTCACCATATTTTCAGGTTTTAACTTGTCTAATAAACTTATGACGAATTCTATAGTCTTTTCCCATGTAGGTGAATGTTGAGGTTGAAAACTTTGCTCGATAACATTTATTATCGCTCTATGGAGATCAGGGCATCTATAGACAATTTCAAGGATAATTTCCCCTTGATGTTTATTCTCCCATGGTCTTTTTAATGTTTGCAAAGCTTTGTATAGATTTGGGTTTTTATTAGCATCAGTAGTGCCTAAGGAATGATCCAGAAAATACAGTCCAAGCTTGTGAGAGGTAAACAAAGTAAGGATGATATCTGACAATAATGTCATTATTTCTTCACGAGCTTCGGGTGTCTGTTCATTGTTTGATTCAGGTGGTCCCttccatgtaaataatttgaACATATTATGCAGCACTTGGTGGCTGAAAGTCTTTAACTTCAATGTTTTTGATATTAGAGTGTTATCAATAACATTCTTTTTTAATGTGTTTAGAAACATCAATACTGCAAACGCCTCATCGTGCACTAAACCAGGGATGACTAATGATAGTAAACCTTGCTTTTCAAGTAAAGCTTTAATCAACGGCAAATGTCCATCTACAAGAAAAGATGTCATGAAATGGACAAATGAAGTCCTAACATTGtctttttctttataatttgGCTTTTCAACAACATGTTGTAAACTTTTAGGTGTTAATGGTACTTGATTGAGAACTTCTACTCCTAAATCTGGGCTTAATGTCACCATCGATGTGAGGAGGTTTAAAATAATCTTTCTATGCCTCGGTCCAGAATTTTCACTTATCATAATTTCAACTGTCGGTATGAAAGTGTTAAGGAAGTATCGACAAGCTTCTTCTGTTATGACTATCATGTGGGGTAGTGAGGATTGAACTTTTAGTATAATCAAGTGGAATAAGTGAAAAGCAGGTGTGGCTAATGAAAGGTTCTTCTTATTGTCCGGAGAGATTTGTCGCAAGATCTCATGAGAGTTTCCTCCAACCTTCAAATACTCTAACATGTAGTCCACGTCGCTATCTGGATTCAGGCACACTTGCAAAAACTGAGTCAATGctgaaatgaaaaattatagTATCAATTTTATGCTGAGGTGATAGTGTTATCTCTGCTTATAAcaagataaactgactgactgacatgaAGCACAAGTAAATTTtacagtgtgtgtgtgtgtgtgtaaagcaattaaatgtcacttgctttaaagatgaaggaaaacatcgtgaggaaacctgcatagaTACCTAAGAATGCTCCACAATGTTTCTAaagatgtatgaagtctgccaatctgcacttggccaccatggtgaactatggcctacgccctttttattctgagaggagccccGAGTTCAACAGCTGACTGGCGACAAGTTGACTAGATGTAGATGAAATTTTACTCTACTTTCAAGGTTGGAATCACAATTGATAAGTGGTTAATATGCAGTAGGATAACTTTCTAAACTCACCCATCGTTTGACCCTGTTTCCCCGCTAGTTCCTTTCGAAAATGTTTTATATCAAATAGGGGGGCTTTAATCGGTTTTGGTGCTTTAATTTCAGCTGCTTCATCATTTTGGGGTTGTCCTGAAGCCGCTTCGTGATTTTCAGAATGTTCTGTAATGCTTTcccttttgtttctttttgtacTGTCTTTCGACTCGCTATCATACTTTCTTTTacccatttttatttaaattcctcTAGACAAGCATTATTCAAAAACTGCAACAATGAACAAACATTAGATCGCACGTGTGCTTGACACTTGACATTTAAtatgatttaatattaatttttgttttgacaaGTGACATTTTTTTCCACAGATAAAGTTGTTTTTGTAATTCCACTTCAGACAAACTCCCTATATTGGACTTGAATGGACTATTCAAAACTAATGTACTCTACAGtagaaacgggtaacattggtGTAATAGCATATAGTGGGGATTTTAAAATGTGCTAAGGCTTTGTTTAAAGATTTTGTGATCACGTGATAATACACTTAATACCTTAGCTGATGAACCAGTTCAGCGCTTTCAGTGAAACTGAAACCCATATAAACGCTTATTACGACGCAGTCGACGAAAACAGTCGGTCTCAAAAATGGAGGTCGAAAAGATTGCAGCGCTATTGTTTTATTACGATTTCGCACTCGATTGGGTTCTGTTCCATTAGGACCATGCAAAAATGCGCCGCACGCATTTCCTCATTCAAACATGAGCCTTGTGCTAAGAGTTTACATAGAAAACAAAATCGCGCTCAACGATCCAACCGCTAGTGTTATGACCCTAATGGGTTGATTACACCTAACGAGTACAGTGGCGAGTCAGTGTCCTCGGCCGAGTGCTCGGTTGGTATAAACACTTTAACGAGTGCTCGGCCGAGTGCTCGGTCGAGCATAGAGGCGAGAGAGTCACTAGAATCCCAATCTGTTTACTAGGCCGAGTACCCACCTCCCCGCTTCATTCTTCTGCCCCCGCAGCGACTCGCTGTCCCGCTCGGCACGCGTGAACACGCACTCGCTTGTCACTCGGTCACTCGCCACTCGGTCGTTCGTCACCAAGCAGTGTGCGtgtttatgtttttgttttcaaaattattatcctaatttcaattaaaatggCCGCTAATAACAAATGGAGCTTGGAAACAACGATAAAATTTATTCAGTGTTACAAAATACATGAATGTTTGTGGAATTTTTCATCACCCGATTACAAAAACAAGGACAAGCGTAATGCAGCACTAATTGCAATAGTAAATGAGATGAACATCAACGACTTTGGTGTCACAGAGGTGAAgaacaaaatcaaaaatttaagaTCAACTTACAGCcaagaattgaaaaaaattgaagactCAAAGAAATCGGGAGCTGGAATAAATAATCTTTATGTCTCAAATATAAAATGGCTCAAGGAAATGGAGGAGGTATTCATGAATGATCTGAAAAGAAAGACGTACGAGAATGTGAGtatcaatatttatttacgtttttaCAACTTAAAACATAACTATTACTTATGTAGGTCTTTTAGTTAATCATTCTATTTTGCCATGGAACGGCGCCTGGGCCGGAGAAGTATTCTGCATATTTGTTACGTAAATCTCTTGCTACCCTCCCTGCATAGTTTGTGTTGTGGACGGTAATGTTTGGCAAGTTGTTAATAAGTTCTCGTCTCCAAGACCCCTCAGTTATAGTGCCTGAATCAGTGTCTTCTTCATCAACACAACCTCGCCGAAAATATGTACTTGAACTTGTCTTTCGTAGCCAATTATGAAGAGCGCATGAGGCTCGTATGATTTTATCAGTTGTGTCAACATCAGTTGGTATACGCCTTTGGAAAATTTGAAATCTGCTTGCCAGAATACCAAATCCGTTTTCAACTATTCTGCGCGCTCTGGATAAGCGGTAGTTAAAAATTTTTTGCGTCGTTGTAAGATTGGTACCACTATACGGTTTAAGTAAATACGTTTTTAATGCGAAAGCATCATCGCCCACTAAAAAACCTCCCTttggtaataaattattttcgagACTGTGACGTAGTGAGCTTTGTCTGAAAATTCCTGCATCAGAGTTTCTGCCATTTGCTCCTACATTTAAATAGCGAAAACAATAATCATGGTCAACTACAGCCAGTAAAACAATACTGTTCGAACCTTTGTAGTTGAAATATTCACTTCCAGAATTTGGAGGCGCATCAATCAAAACATGTTTGCCATCGATGGCACCATGACAT comes from Maniola jurtina chromosome 17, ilManJurt1.1, whole genome shotgun sequence and encodes:
- the LOC123874097 gene encoding nucleolar pre-ribosomal-associated protein 1; translated protein: MGKRKYDSESKDSTKRNKRESITEHSENHEAASGQPQNDEAAEIKAPKPIKAPLFDIKHFRKELAGKQGQTMALTQFLQVCLNPDSDVDYMLEYLKVGGNSHEILRQISPDNKKNLSLATPAFHLFHLIILKVQSSLPHMIVITEEACRYFLNTFIPTVEIMISENSGPRHRKIILNLLTSMVTLSPDLGVEVLNQVPLTPKSLQHVVEKPNYKEKDNVRTSFVHFMTSFLVDGHLPLIKALLEKQGLLSLVIPGLVHDEAFAVLMFLNTLKKNVIDNTLISKTLKLKTFSHQVLHNMFKLFTWKGPPESNNEQTPEAREEIMTLLSDIILTLFTSHKLGLYFLDHSLGTTDANKNPNLYKALQTLKRPWENKHQGEIILEIVYRCPDLHRAIINVIEQSFQPQHSPTWEKTIEFVISLLDKLKPENMVTKLTNLNPAQTANFIRFITMPVPLLKLINTGIGIDQTISLYCIKVLVKMLQSLKRYMQLLEQEDSPANILELKNKLENFLPKHMPAQDTIISLMKDIIKKQEDVETTNDYRLPKITNANSLLSLLEVLLLNYYINPASFEALEESPEIKLIVDSCMSAGSTILKYKAICLCQILCNSALSADNAMFKYLFLMILEVYTSEEDDTWIEAKDTMQLFLKNTDLYESDEDEVYLMLYALRNTKINPISLIAEVVDHVSENKLDFGLQVSEEGTSSNLDLLFDYLMHNKNNVGSVFLATKVPSQFIMRCIHFIDSNKDAKKTLKGFLNLYVANLLHHNYSPDLTEVMIGDCKLDVRSYIADWTTKPTAIPEDIGIDETLKNISKSIIKNEDIQLTTIFPLIESSEKTDLKLLDVTYTIDMTKPINSTDLFIWAKYLMFCVVRLTQLGLYTVDQQRKTLIYFEIIIALAKENHALNICRDIILNLFRNSHFLGVYQPIDFGKSPSNVLATEFMLQIIEQNKDIVNYLHKKYSILISYQQKTSKEITKAFIKVNKKKHVSSDLILKVLNTIGLSNEEDLIVLETLLGIDIEVLCSKDKEPALIFDLLRVLLENYAKSITLEIPNGTMKKCMNLYFTLLTYQEVTPNLTNIEESLIKYFENKPHQAIQISEAHFKKFFYANTVRKTTSQLALVLLKYNNKFCNIFKEEINRPEVLSQREITLPLGNALIHHNQFLIDNKDILKTIYEEYKSNIKKFLEKPHKAGQVYINSSKFLTKLVIECMDIQDCEKIFSKNNKFETAELSHIELLQVVFLKLCLSEEYQKKEYLINYFLSTLNIAVIAMKESKTHILDVLSKNMSVVLKISKAINAYQVNEKQDFKKITESGIWQNFCKSVLKDSLKVRTLHNENVTEPKLLSLLSSLVKMFYPYDHEDIVNLFDMVTSHSEFLNVMLSHHSQDIKLRLLEFLFTLISTNKSVMKTQQIPVYLSAYHATRSPCDRLLLSILEFYEANDLPVNEYKPYIWGDSAANHYAVRKSRTSTLWGHPTPNQVMNLFDKETIEKTIKYFPVSQKLDYNFQVSNACFNETSVKNFLDRIGHDRKAKSSKDVEEAINNLVSRDEIGHVLALMREKDVVAEAHVEEDNNIYDPAFLFPLLSHLLAPGSVASSFKLLRCGLLSIPVMGLSSQCGMMRAAAYHVLHRFHLLLETETRHKNDKLLLTDFITTLRQSLSSATDSPEEGELHEFKNPKLPAIGALYLARALMVSTSPTEPLYKPVNNFLIAKQFVDLTVVPDFLSLFHDSDVESLERRLWILDIIKDGTKTMTDVNVVFKTMCIKMIMDFYNTTIADKKTKLKILGALNSMVAIPRAFEILVEGYGIMSWLHFVVRNIEKGNTAILKGTFVFIENMIYSMALHLFARHCGKFYRESSSKVDSLTDFKVKSDIEYEILSIVYELLPHIESLNIEDVVSYVKLYNLITKRWIKFLSKKQILNVVTKCSERLKSQESVKFIHQAVLLNNSVMLNSQILSVNIATDEDRLISELKNLVRTYTS
- the LOC123874059 gene encoding putative nuclease HARBI1, which codes for MDRKKKEFKRVFNRLLPDIIKQLWDLLEDEDRRIWTRTWILRRTVLGATNSLFNGLQSEDPKEFKALLRMTVERFETLLENITPYIQRQDTILREAIPAKVKLQVTLSYLAAGISYRYLQAFYRVSRSAISVFIPEVLDAIVNYLELYVRIPDHNEWQEIEDGFRTRWNFPGCHGAIDGKHVLIDAPPNSGSEYFNYKGSNSIVLLAVVDHDYCFRYLNVGANGRNSDAGIFRQSSLRHSLENNLLPKGGFLVGDDAFALKTYLLKPYSGTNLTTTQKIFNYRLSRARRIVENGFGILASRFQIFQRRIPTDVDTTDKIIRASCALHNWLRKTSSSTYFRRGCVDEEDTDSGTITEGSWRRELINNLPNITVHNTNYAGRVARDLRNKYAEYFSGPGAVPWQNRMIN